One window of the Pieris rapae chromosome 11, ilPieRapa1.1, whole genome shotgun sequence genome contains the following:
- the LOC110994135 gene encoding ubiquitin thioesterase trabid, whose translation MSEEQDDGSKKSTSISSAEASSVETECGAHVNASTNISQTNITQMTGAAPDNAKWQCDMCTYENFPLSRKCTMCRSPKPCLGEDIFKLQDGASALPIQDTCGAESVAERLKPLRISSPQGQASASSVTKWSCGTCTFENWPRSQKCAMCGATAPPRTHSDLHAPRPTGINDICQNSSIHEMDNNGRRSKRRNNTDWMWLQACLGVVEGDARCVDAYLAAGGSPARALTAPEVALLNRASAFDPGHTLVHLAIRFQRQEILSTLLSRISGGGPGLKRSPSYVAPDLASAIRRHIASCIRHKKGNFPCRYINEICTFSLPAEIDELPAAIQEQLFAELLDKDAQQTLETDTPLINWSCELTVNLGSRLYALWNRSAGDCLPDALCQAAYGVFDRANVLRAALADTLHHAHRSFYARWQAWERLQASQLQYAPEESQLRAEWSRLLAAAARPGTALHQLHVFALAHVLRRPVLVYGVDVVNSFRGEALGYARFQGIYLPLLWDAEFCSKSPLCLGYTRGHFSALVPLEPYSHRHDYICREQQDEDGEDMIFLPLTDSEGKLLPVHFLTCDEMADEESVVRRWTYACVTEGGVLAARQRVHARPLLQAQMLEEWLNHYRRLAQQTRGPFPPRLQTAEFSSDPDTDEE comes from the exons ATGACAGGAGCAGCACCAGATAATGCAAAGTGGCAGTGTGACATGTGTACTTATGAGAATTTCCCACTCTCACGGAAG tgtacTATGTGCCGGTCACCAAAACCCTGTCTCGGAGAAGATATTTTCAAACTACAGGATGGTGCCAGTGCTCTTCCTATACAAGATACATGtg GTGCTGAATCAGTAGCTGAAAGACTGAAACCGCTGCGGATATCATCTCCTCAGGGACAAGCAAGTGCCTCCTCTGTAACTAAGTGGTCTTGTGGT ACTTGTACCTTCGAGAATTGGCCTCGTTCGCAGAAATGCGCGATGTGCGGTGCTACCGCTCCACCTCGAACACATAGCGACTTACATGCACCAAGACCTACAG GTATAAACGATATATGTCAAAATTCGTCCATACATGAGATGGATAATAACGGACGTCGCTCGAAACGTAGAAATAACACGGATTGGATGTGGTTACAGGCTTGTTTag GTGTGGTAGAAGGTGACGCGCGTTGTGTGGATGCGTACTTAGCGGCAGGTGGATCACCAGCTCGAGCCTTAACTGCACCGGAAGTTGCACTACTCAATAGAGCTTCCGCTTTCGATCCGGGCCATACACTGGTTCACTTGGCTATAAG ATTTCAAAGGCAAGAGATATTATCAACACTACTGTCTAGAATATCGGGCGGTGGACCTGGCTTGAAAAGATCACCTTCATATGTTG CTCCTGATCTAGCGTCTGCGATAAGGCGTCATATAGCAAGTTGTATTCGGCATAAGAAAGGAAATTTCCCCTGTcgatatattaatgaaatatgcaCTTTTTCGCTACCAGCGG aaatagaTGAATTGCCCGCTGCGATACAAGAGCAGCTATTCGCTGAATTATTAGATAAAGATGCACAGCAAACATTGGAAACGGATACACCGCTTATCAATTGGAGCTGTGAGCTCACTGTTAACTTAG gGTCGCGTTTGTACGCCTTGTGGAACCGTTCGGCGGGTGATTGTCTTCCCGACGCGTTGTGTCAGGCCGCGTATGGCGTGTTCGATCGCGCTAATGTTTTGCGGGCTGCATTGGCTGATACTCTTCATCATGCGCACAGAAG TTTCTACGCTCGCTGGCAAGCCTGGGAACGCCTTCAGGCATCCCAGCTACAATATGCTCCCGAAGAATCCCAGCTTCGTGCTGAATGGAGTCGGTTACTTGCTGCGGCCGCACGACCTGGTACGGCTTTGCATCAG TTACATGTGTTTGCGCTGGCGCACGTGTTACGTAGGCCGGTGTTGGTCTACGGCGTTGATGTCGTCAATTCGTTTCGTGGGGAGGCATTAGGATACGCTCGTTTTCAAG gtatatatttacCATTGCTATGGGATGCGGAGTTTTGTTCAAAATCACCATTGTGCCTGGGTTACACTCGTGGACATTTTTCCGCGCTTGTCCCGCTTGAGCCATACTCGCATCGGCACGATTATATTTGCCG AGAACAGCAGGATGAGGATGGTGAGGATATGATATTCCTTCCACTTACTGATTCAGAAGGAAAACTGTTACCCGTCCACTTCCTTACATGTGATGAG atgGCAGACGAAGAAAGCGTAGTCCGTCGTTGGACGTACGCGTGCGTGACGGAAGGAGGCGTACTCGCGGCTAGACAGCGCGTGCACGCGCGGCCGTTGCTACAGGCGCAGATGCTAGAAGAGTGGCTTAACCATTATAGGAGGCTGGC aCAACAAACTCGTGGCCCTTTCCCTCCGCGACTTCAAACGGCTGAGTTTTCAAGCGACCCAGACACCGATGAAGAATAG